Proteins encoded within one genomic window of Haematobia irritans isolate KBUSLIRL chromosome 5, ASM5000362v1, whole genome shotgun sequence:
- the LOC142237997 gene encoding uncharacterized protein LOC142237997 → MERYSILRTVRGAKLMEMDVLTRFPISLRVFNWIKLYGKIVEKATAIKQKCMRLDNILKSIEESRGDNYRAGLALLLIPYIVNGASKLEILQSFIKEYNSLDELRSDSNPADLQIRFVHSHHQVIHTEFSISGCIFQCSDLMESLESLFYYIIAMNIDYPIICNHVW, encoded by the exons ATGGAAAGATATTCGATATTGAGAACGGTTCGAGGCGCCAAGCTAATGGAAATGGATGTTCTCacacgatttccaatttctttaAGAGTTTTCAATTGGATCAAGCTATACGGGAAGATTGTTGAGAAAGCAACCGCTATAAAACAGAAATGTATGCGCTTGGACAATATCCTCAAATCTATTGAGGAATCTCGTGGAGACA aTTATAGGGCTGGTTTAGCTTTGCTTTTAATACCATATATAGTTAATGGAGCTTCAAAACTGGAAATCCTACAAAGTTTCATCAAAGAGTACAAT AGTCTAGATGAATTGCGTAGTGATTCGAATCCAGCTGATTTGCAAATTCGTTTCGTCCACAGCCATCATCAAGTTATCCACACAGAATTCAGCATCAGTGGTTGTATATTTCAATGTTCCGATTTAATGGAATCCCTTGAATCCCTTTTCTATTACATAATTGCCATGAATATCGATTATCCAATAATTTGCAATCATGTTTGGTAA
- the LOC142238159 gene encoding uncharacterized protein LOC142238159 isoform X2: MIGDIPPVMETLNPDCLREIVTHLQLQDQISLLQVNGYIQQIIQSLWMTKYKHNTINFVEKSLKDDELEIFLENIKDFVESFELRFLDEYKYGLLKKFTYPKVKTVRLTIHPCFIRDEDLKDFHCMFPNLQIFSPHGNLTGKYLDLWPNLKELNLSYCYKLELRYFHNIMRTLHLEHLELNMFPISKQCEQLDMKEAHMESLRYLRLNTYELYYFLVKPMPKLRHLFITNQYNPRQLFDVILSVWKAGDIRKLETNVKNVLANCLEMKMNVQELCIINDENVLPQNVIRSLHMLDELRVLRFKNCDLTTVDVLELLRSIPQVDEISLENCRLSEHLKINAFQLGEGRSKLLRLNLWQNIGRRLRNSPDRDNGHNSPEPIDVAINGQHELFEVTENVGSDLCFEPLYIEFR, encoded by the exons aGATATCCCTCCCGTAATGGAGACATTAAATCCCGATTGTTTGCGGGAAATCGTAACACATTTACAACTTCAAGATCAAATATCTCTACTTCAGGTTAATGGCTATATTCAACAAATCATACAATCTTTGTGGATGACAAAATATAAACACAATACCATTAATTTTGTGGAGAAATCTCTCAAAGATGATGAATTGGAAATATTCTTGGAAAACATTAAAGATTTTGTGGAGAGTTTTGAATTGCGATTTTTGgatgaatacaaatatggcctctTGAAAAAATTCACTTATCCCAAAGTGAAGACTGTACGCTTGACAATCCATCCTTGTTTCATTAGAGATGAAGATCTAAAAGATTTCCATTGCATGTTTCCAAATCTCCAAATATTTAGTCCCCATGGAAATTTGACAGGGAAATATTTGGATTTGTGGCCAAATCTCAAGGAACTAAATCTAAGCTATTGCTACAAACTGGAGTTGAGATATTTCCACAATATAATGCGTACCTTGCATTTGGAGCACTTGGAGTTGAATATGTTCCCCATTAGTAAACAATGTGAGCAATTGGATATGAAAGAAGCCCATATGGAAAGTTTGAGATATTTACGTTTGAATACCTACGAGCTATACTATTTCCTAGTCAAACCGATGCCAAAACTACGCCATTTATTTATAACCAATCAATATAATCCTCGACAGCTTTTCGATGTTATCTTATCGGTGTGGAAAGCTGGCGATATACGCAAGCTGGAGACAAATGTGAAAAATGTATTGGCCAATTGTTTGGAGATGAAAATGAATGTGCAAGAGCTGTGCATTATCAATGATGAAAATGTTCTACCACAAAATGTCATTAGATCTCTACATATGTTGGATGAATTACGCGTGTTgcgatttaaaaattgtgatttaacAACAGTCGATGTCCTGGAGCTGTTGCGAAGTATACCTCAAGTAGATGAAATCTCTTTGGAAAATTGTCGTTTGTCCGAACATTTGAAAATAAATGCTTTTCAATTGGGCGAAGGCAGGAGTAAATTGTTAAGACTGAATCTATGGCAAAATATTGGAAGAAGACTGAGAAATTCACCAGATCGAGATAATGGACATAAC tCTCCCGAACCCATTGATGTAGCCATCAATGGTCAACACGAGTTATTCGAAGTCACCGAAAACGTTGGATCAGATCTCTGCTTTGAACCCCTTTATATAGAATTTCGCTAA
- the LOC142238159 gene encoding uncharacterized protein LOC142238159 isoform X3 gives METLNPDCLREIVTHLQLQDQISLLQVNGYIQQIIQSLWMTKYKHNTINFVEKSLKDDELEIFLENIKDFVESFELRFLDEYKYGLLKKFTYPKVKTVRLTIHPCFIRDEDLKDFHCMFPNLQIFSPHGNLTGKYLDLWPNLKELNLSYCYKLELRYFHNIMRTLHLEHLELNMFPISKQCEQLDMKEAHMESLRYLRLNTYELYYFLVKPMPKLRHLFITNQYNPRQLFDVILSVWKAGDIRKLETNVKNVLANCLEMKMNVQELCIINDENVLPQNVIRSLHMLDELRVLRFKNCDLTTVDVLELLRSIPQVDEISLENCRLSEHLKINAFQLGEGRSKLLRLNLWQNIGRRLRNSPDRDNGHNSPEPIDVAINGQHELFEVTENVGSDLCFEPLYIEFR, from the exons ATGGAGACATTAAATCCCGATTGTTTGCGGGAAATCGTAACACATTTACAACTTCAAGATCAAATATCTCTACTTCAGGTTAATGGCTATATTCAACAAATCATACAATCTTTGTGGATGACAAAATATAAACACAATACCATTAATTTTGTGGAGAAATCTCTCAAAGATGATGAATTGGAAATATTCTTGGAAAACATTAAAGATTTTGTGGAGAGTTTTGAATTGCGATTTTTGgatgaatacaaatatggcctctTGAAAAAATTCACTTATCCCAAAGTGAAGACTGTACGCTTGACAATCCATCCTTGTTTCATTAGAGATGAAGATCTAAAAGATTTCCATTGCATGTTTCCAAATCTCCAAATATTTAGTCCCCATGGAAATTTGACAGGGAAATATTTGGATTTGTGGCCAAATCTCAAGGAACTAAATCTAAGCTATTGCTACAAACTGGAGTTGAGATATTTCCACAATATAATGCGTACCTTGCATTTGGAGCACTTGGAGTTGAATATGTTCCCCATTAGTAAACAATGTGAGCAATTGGATATGAAAGAAGCCCATATGGAAAGTTTGAGATATTTACGTTTGAATACCTACGAGCTATACTATTTCCTAGTCAAACCGATGCCAAAACTACGCCATTTATTTATAACCAATCAATATAATCCTCGACAGCTTTTCGATGTTATCTTATCGGTGTGGAAAGCTGGCGATATACGCAAGCTGGAGACAAATGTGAAAAATGTATTGGCCAATTGTTTGGAGATGAAAATGAATGTGCAAGAGCTGTGCATTATCAATGATGAAAATGTTCTACCACAAAATGTCATTAGATCTCTACATATGTTGGATGAATTACGCGTGTTgcgatttaaaaattgtgatttaacAACAGTCGATGTCCTGGAGCTGTTGCGAAGTATACCTCAAGTAGATGAAATCTCTTTGGAAAATTGTCGTTTGTCCGAACATTTGAAAATAAATGCTTTTCAATTGGGCGAAGGCAGGAGTAAATTGTTAAGACTGAATCTATGGCAAAATATTGGAAGAAGACTGAGAAATTCACCAGATCGAGATAATGGACATAAC tCTCCCGAACCCATTGATGTAGCCATCAATGGTCAACACGAGTTATTCGAAGTCACCGAAAACGTTGGATCAGATCTCTGCTTTGAACCCCTTTATATAGAATTTCGCTAA
- the LOC142238159 gene encoding uncharacterized protein LOC142238159 isoform X1, giving the protein MACGSPSSKRDIPPVMETLNPDCLREIVTHLQLQDQISLLQVNGYIQQIIQSLWMTKYKHNTINFVEKSLKDDELEIFLENIKDFVESFELRFLDEYKYGLLKKFTYPKVKTVRLTIHPCFIRDEDLKDFHCMFPNLQIFSPHGNLTGKYLDLWPNLKELNLSYCYKLELRYFHNIMRTLHLEHLELNMFPISKQCEQLDMKEAHMESLRYLRLNTYELYYFLVKPMPKLRHLFITNQYNPRQLFDVILSVWKAGDIRKLETNVKNVLANCLEMKMNVQELCIINDENVLPQNVIRSLHMLDELRVLRFKNCDLTTVDVLELLRSIPQVDEISLENCRLSEHLKINAFQLGEGRSKLLRLNLWQNIGRRLRNSPDRDNGHNSPEPIDVAINGQHELFEVTENVGSDLCFEPLYIEFR; this is encoded by the exons aGATATCCCTCCCGTAATGGAGACATTAAATCCCGATTGTTTGCGGGAAATCGTAACACATTTACAACTTCAAGATCAAATATCTCTACTTCAGGTTAATGGCTATATTCAACAAATCATACAATCTTTGTGGATGACAAAATATAAACACAATACCATTAATTTTGTGGAGAAATCTCTCAAAGATGATGAATTGGAAATATTCTTGGAAAACATTAAAGATTTTGTGGAGAGTTTTGAATTGCGATTTTTGgatgaatacaaatatggcctctTGAAAAAATTCACTTATCCCAAAGTGAAGACTGTACGCTTGACAATCCATCCTTGTTTCATTAGAGATGAAGATCTAAAAGATTTCCATTGCATGTTTCCAAATCTCCAAATATTTAGTCCCCATGGAAATTTGACAGGGAAATATTTGGATTTGTGGCCAAATCTCAAGGAACTAAATCTAAGCTATTGCTACAAACTGGAGTTGAGATATTTCCACAATATAATGCGTACCTTGCATTTGGAGCACTTGGAGTTGAATATGTTCCCCATTAGTAAACAATGTGAGCAATTGGATATGAAAGAAGCCCATATGGAAAGTTTGAGATATTTACGTTTGAATACCTACGAGCTATACTATTTCCTAGTCAAACCGATGCCAAAACTACGCCATTTATTTATAACCAATCAATATAATCCTCGACAGCTTTTCGATGTTATCTTATCGGTGTGGAAAGCTGGCGATATACGCAAGCTGGAGACAAATGTGAAAAATGTATTGGCCAATTGTTTGGAGATGAAAATGAATGTGCAAGAGCTGTGCATTATCAATGATGAAAATGTTCTACCACAAAATGTCATTAGATCTCTACATATGTTGGATGAATTACGCGTGTTgcgatttaaaaattgtgatttaacAACAGTCGATGTCCTGGAGCTGTTGCGAAGTATACCTCAAGTAGATGAAATCTCTTTGGAAAATTGTCGTTTGTCCGAACATTTGAAAATAAATGCTTTTCAATTGGGCGAAGGCAGGAGTAAATTGTTAAGACTGAATCTATGGCAAAATATTGGAAGAAGACTGAGAAATTCACCAGATCGAGATAATGGACATAAC tCTCCCGAACCCATTGATGTAGCCATCAATGGTCAACACGAGTTATTCGAAGTCACCGAAAACGTTGGATCAGATCTCTGCTTTGAACCCCTTTATATAGAATTTCGCTAA